GGGTCCGACCCGatgccaaccccagtgcttagaacggcgctgggGACGCGGTGAGCCCCAGACAAGTGCCGCGATCATCGTtagggtaagcgctcagtaaatacgatcggctGAAGGGCTCGCGGCGCCAATCTGCCAGTTGGCACGGCTGTCGCTGCGTCCGTGGGCGTTCGCGCCGGGGGCGTGTGTCTGCGTGTGACTGGCGTGTCGGTCGGAATGACGCTCTCGGGGCTGgttgagggggaaagggggaatcaATCCGGGAAAGCTTTCTGGAGGCGGCGGGGGAGTCGGGGCCCTCCGGGGGGTTTCCGGCTCTCGTTTGGGGAGAGCTCGGTGGGCTTCCGGGAAGGGGCACGTgtgatgtcttttagactgtgagcccgctgttgggtaggggctgcctctgtatgttgccaacttggacttcccaagcgcttagtacagcgctctgcgcacggtaagcgctcaataaatgcgattgatcgattgatcgattgattgatgtcatccGGGTCTGGCACCGCGTGCCCGCTGCCCAGGCTGCTTCGCCGGGGACGAGCcggggttcctcctcctcctcctcctccctccccccgcctcccgtgccccggccctcagtttcccccgccGGCGAGTGACGCGGGGGGCTCCTCTGTCCGCAGGCCGGGCGGCGGGTGCGGGATGGCCTCGGCCCTCCCGCGGACCCTGGGCGAGCTGCAGCTGTACCGCGTCCTGCAGCGCGCCAACCTGCTGTCCTACTTCGAGGCGTTCGTGCAGCAGGGCGGTGACGACGTGCAGCAGCTGTGCGAGGCGGGCGAGGAGGAGTTCCTGGAGATCATGGCCCTGGTGGGCATGGCCAGCAAGCCCCTGCACGTGCGCCGCCTGCAGAAGGCCCTGCGCGACTGGGTCACCAACCCGGCCCTCTTCACCCAGCCGCTGGCCTCCCTGCCCGTCAGCAGCATCCCCGTCTACAAGCTGGCCGGGGGCGCGGCCGCCTGGCTGGCCGGGGGTCCGCGcgaggagccgccgccgcccaAGACCCCCAAGTGCGCGGCGGCCGTCTGCCCGCCGGGCGCGGGGCCGGCCGGGGCGGCGGGCGCGggggccccgggccgggggcAGCGGCGAGGGCCGGCCCCGGGCGGGCCACCCGGCCCCCGACGGGGACGGGGAGGGCGAGGCCGGCCTGTCGCCCGCCGCCCTGGGCTCGCCGGGCTCCCCGTCGCGGGACGGGGCCGAGGCGCTGGACGCGGCGGCGGCCCTGTCGGTGGCCGAGTGCGTGGAGCGGCTGGCGCCCTCGCTGCTGGCCCCGCCCCGCGGGGACGCCGCCGGCCTGGTCCGGGACGTGCTCCGCGCCAACAAGAAGCTGGCCAAGATGGTCGGCCACATCTTCGACATGAGCGACCTGGACCCCCGCAAGGAGGAGGAGATCCGCAAGTACAGCGCCATTTACGGGCGCTTCGACTCCAAGCGCAAGGACGGCAAGCACCTCACCCTGCACGAGGTGACCCTCCGGGCCCCGGGCACCTCCGCCCCctccggccctcctcctctgccagccCGTCCCTCCCGCCCTCTCGCCGGAGCGCCCGTTCCTCctttcggtcctatttattgagcgctcactacgtgcgggGGACGGTGCAACGAGCAGGAGGCACGTTCCCCGcctacagcgagctcacggtctggggACTAGACCAGAGAGTAGACTGGAGACTACCGGACGCGgagctctgtaataatgataataataacggtgatggcatttgttaagcgcttaccatgtgcaaagcactgttctaagcgctgggggggatacagggttgtcccacggggggctcacagtcatcatccccattttacagatgagggaactgaggctcagagaagttaagcggcttgccccaagtcatacagcagacatgtggcggaacccatgacctctgactccaaagcctgggctctttccactgagccacgctgcctcaagttgttgccaacttgtacttcccaagcacttagtacagtactctgcacacagtaagcgctcaataaatacgattgattgattgattctatactgagcgcctgggagggtaGGATAGAGCAAGTAgatctaatgatgtgcatctagctttatttctatttatgctgatgatttgacgtctgtctcccccttttagactgtgagcccgttgttgggttgggaccgtctctatacgttgccaacttgtacttcccaagcgcttagtacagtgctttgcacacagtaagcgctcaatcaatacgattgaatgaatgaataaatagataccatcctcgccctcaaggagcttacgggctactgtgtgcggagcagtggactgagcgcttgggagagtccaatacagttagtagacacgatccctgccttcaagatgctTCCAGTCTGTCGTGTGCCGAGCACGGGACCGAGCGCTCGAGAGAGGCtggtagacttggtagacacgatcgctgctgtcagtccatcagtcggTGATTTTTAttcattgtttactgtgtgcagagcactgtacaaagccctggggaaactacagtacaacagagttggtagacaaggtacCTGCCCGCAAGAAGggtgcagtctagaagaggatggTACAGTCTACTGTAggtagagcgctatactaagcgcttgggagagtataggggaagcagcatggctcagtggaaagagcgtgggctttggagtcagaggtcatgggtttgaatcccgactcagccacataaataaataaataatgacggtattcgttaagcgcttactatgtgcaaagcactgttctaagggctggggaggttacaaggtgatcaggttgtcccccatggggctcacagttttaatccccattttccagatgagggaactgaggcacagagaagtgaagtgacttgcccaaagtcacacagctgacagttggtggagctgggatttgaacccatgacctctgacaccaaagccctggctctttccactgagccacgctgcttcccctatactctcccaagcgcttagtacagcgctctacctACAGTAGACTGTACCATCCTCTtctagccacatgtctgctgtgtgaccttgggcaagtcacttaacttctctgagcctcagttacctcatctgtaaaatggggattaagattgtgagccccacgtgggacaacctgatcaccttgtatccccccctgtgcttagaacagtgctctgcacatagtaagcacttaataaatgccattattatgtataGTAGAGTCAATAGTGGACCGAAAGGAATCTCCTCCCAACAATTGACCCTCTCGACCTCTATTGCTGAAGCCCAGAAAGGCTTAATAAAAATCTAGTTCTTATCATCCCTCAGTACACCACTGCTCATTATAACCTTATTTCTCTTTTGATGTTCACCACAaggcccttgccctcaaggagtttccagtctagcagggaaggcgGACACGAAACGAAATGACAGATGGGAGGACgggagggcaaggggatgggggcACCGGCTAGTTCTTAAGGAATAAGTAGCGTCCGTAAAATGTTACAGGAGGTTGTGAATAAAACTGTTCATCTtgcccttaatgataataattatggtatttaagtgcttactacatgccaggcactgttctaagcactggggtagatacaggataattgcgttggacacattccctgtcccacgcggggctcacagccttaatctccgttttgcggatgagggaactgaggcacagagaagttaagtgatttgcccaaggtcacacagcagacaagtggtagaacccatgacctactggctcccaggaccatgccgcctcccccttctacctctccccaTTATTTAGAAAGAGTGATTAAGAAAATGTCATTATTGtaattgttcagggcttactcggtgtcaagtactgttctgagcgtggcgctggagtagaaacaagttaatcgggtGGGATGCAGCCC
The sequence above is a segment of the Tachyglossus aculeatus isolate mTacAcu1 chromosome 7, mTacAcu1.pri, whole genome shotgun sequence genome. Coding sequences within it:
- the NAB1 gene encoding LOW QUALITY PROTEIN: NGFI-A-binding protein 1 (The sequence of the model RefSeq protein was modified relative to this genomic sequence to represent the inferred CDS: deleted 1 base in 1 codon), giving the protein MASALPRTLGELQLYRVLQRANLLSYFEAFVQQGGDDVQQLCEAGEEEFLEIMALVGMASKPLHVRRLQKALRDWVTNPALFTQPLASLPVSSIPVYKLAGGAAAWLAGGPREEPPPPKTPKCAAAVCPPGAGPAGAAGAGARAGGSGEGRPRAGHPAPDGDGEGEAGLSPAALGSPGSPSRDGAEALDAAAALSVAECVERLAPSLLAPPRGDAAGLVRDVLRANKKLAKMVGHIFDMSDLDPRKEEEIRKYSAIYGRFDSKRKDGKHLTLHELTVNEAAAQLCVKDNALLTRRDELFALARQVSREVTYKYTYRTSRPKCSEREELSPKRIKIEDGFADYQDPLQTLFQHDIMKAQLAKAKGEDFGTQAGQAGSKRAELVCGQAGSERLQAGERRPSAGLYWQDSEEHGPNGLLPPDHLDGPGERPLNLRVPHLISRPPVGADGDQLSAKPLCSSRASENLGILKDFPHSAFSIERKVIKTEPEDTR